In Tachysurus fulvidraco isolate hzauxx_2018 chromosome 3, HZAU_PFXX_2.0, whole genome shotgun sequence, a single window of DNA contains:
- the LOC113646674 gene encoding toll-like receptor 13 — MGMYKQATVCSSLCLCLRIVLYCGSSGGVTALIMKRCTTFDEHLHTDIHTVCYPLPGLGPYGKCDVSDFQKDLSELETGVRTLCVYSNATVIPANAFSHLSNLEFLEIYGYNFRRVQSGSFSGLFNLKYLHVYFSSSGCSDVVLDTPVFVGLDHLEEIYLKGLQFSGIPNSTFEHLVSLVKLSLDTVCVEELSEVLCNVPNEMIGLKYLEVINSDLTSIGNRGCTSWPLAVLAGIQDLNLGNNSIKKIVAQSLAVFQNLSSFSLGYYGVWLGEIWESGVGKVSELSMSGSVNKEYPTNCKEMCQLVFNLNLHSLEITYFHLDSLSMEDLKDCGKELRVLSIYNTKVQQLDPGFWKSMAGLQTVNLVHMELTEASFCVAANGTVWNVTTLNLSRNRLTVVKTHQFVCTPRLEQLLLKGNMITTLEPEAFSGLRHLKILNLDSNKIKILSAYDFLSLRSLEVLLLGGNVIEKIENGIFRNQRELRELAFGRLEYVYVLNLNLLFYGIPENIQRLSIDAYVGTTIYFGNTGRPKESFIFELNGGQLTFGDKYPPFLESVRELKLSGNVFYFKTDFFLPYFSHLESLELTGNPEQLYMNYTAISDLRYLKRLKLINLNFLNLPDPSMTFWNLDQLQILVLHNCRLNFMTKRMFRDLHSLELLYLYSANPLMLQDGMFDAMPVLRAVVIDKLVFQCDCQTGWFLEWAQNTRTEVINLPQQQCVWHYQKLNLLSTMEKLCQTDMQYLCYLGTITIISLLLVSAITYRFAYWPFMVLVFRLRGYLERNFGKAWKRRKQGYRGVDLEAEEDMKYDAFVSFSHRDEAWVFEEMAPRLEEQGQPRLRLCLHNRDFEVGKGIIDNIAESIYSSRRTVCVLSRQYLRSDWCGLEMRVATHRLLEEQKHRLILVFLEHISPFELSTFHRLAKLVKTHTYLDWPRDNAEKTYFWERLRRNIAEEEMDAQ, encoded by the exons ATGGGTATGTATAAACAAGCAACTGTTTGttcatctctgtgtctctgcttgAGAATCGTTCTGTATTGTGGTTCGTCTGGCGGTGTCACTGCTCTCATTATGAAGCGCTGCACGACTTTTGATGAGCATCTCCACACTGATATTCATACTGTTTGCTATCCTCTGCCTGGGCTTGGTCCCTATGGCAAATGCGATGTCTCAGACTTTCAAAAGGATCTCTCGGAGCTTGAGACAGGAGTCCGGACTCTTTGCGTTTACAGCAATGCGACCGTCATTCCAGCCAATGCTTTTTCACACCTTTCAAATTTGGAATTTCTGGAAATTTATGGATATAATTTCAGAAGGGTTCAATCTGGTTCCTTTTCTGGCCTTTTCAACCTTAAATATCTGCATGTTTATTTTAGTTCCTCTGGTTGTAGCGATGTTGTTTTGGACACTCCTGTTTTCGTTGGTTTGGATCATCTAGAAGAAATATACTTAAAGGGTTTGCAGTTTTCTGGTATTCCCAATAGCACATTTGAGCATCTGGTCAGTTTAGTTAAGTTGTCTCTGGACACCGTTTGTGTGGAGGAACTTAGTGAGGTTTTATGCAATGTCCCAAATGAAATGATCGGCTTGAAATACCTAGAGGTGATTAACAGTGACCTCACTTCCATCGGAAACCGTGGCTGTACGTCATGGCCTTTGGCCGTGCTTGCAGGAATACAAGATTTAAATCTCGGCAATAACTCTATCAAAAAAATCGTAGCCCAATCTCTGGCAGTGTTTCAGAACCTTTCAAGTTTCTCTCTTGGATATTATGGTGTATGGCTGGGTGAAATTTGGGAGTCTGGAGTTGGAAAAGTGAGCGAACTTTCAATGTCTGGATCTGTAAATAAAGAATATCCTACCAACTGCAAAGAAATGTGCCAACTAGTTTTTAACCTCAATCTCCACTCTCTTGAGATTACATATTTTCACTTGGATTCCTTGTCAATGGAAGATTTAAAAGATTGTGGAAAAGAACTTCGAGTGCTtagtatatataatacaaaagtgcAGCAGCTGGACCCAGGATTCTGGAAAAGCATGGCAGGATTACAAACAGTGAATTTGGTCCACATGGAATTGACTGAAGCCTCATTCTGTGTTGCTGCCAATGGGACTGTTTGGAACGTAACTACCCTTAATCTAAGTCGAAACCGGCTAACGGTAGTCAAAACACACCAGTTTGTTTGTACTCCTCGACTCGAGCAGCTTCTTCTTAAGGGAAATATGATTACAACACTAGAACCAGAAGCGTTCAGCGGTCTGCGTCATCTTAAGATTCTCAATCTTGACTCGAACAAGATCAAAATACTTTCTGCTTATGACTTCCTATCTCTCCGTTCTCTAGAAGTCCTGCTTCTGGGTGGAAACGTGATTGAGAAAATTGAGAACGGGATATTTAGAAACCAGAGAGAGCTGCGTGAACTTGCGTTCGGAAGGTTGGAGTACGTCTATGTGTTAAATCTGAATCTGTTGTTTTATGGTATTCCAGAGAACATACAGCGCCTCAGTATCGACGCATATGTCGGGACTAcaatttattttggaaatacTGGAAGACCCAAAGAAAGCTTCATATTTGAATTAAATGGAGGGCAGCTCACTTTTGGGGACAAGTATCCTCCCTTTTTGGAATCTGTCCGAGAGCTTAAGCTGAGTGGAAACGTCTTTTATTTTAAGActgatttttttctcccttaTTTTTCACATCTTGAATCCTTAGAGCTTACAGGTAATCCTGAGCAGTTGTACATGAATTACACAGCAATTAGCGATTTGCGTTACCTCAAGCGCCTTAAACTCATCAACCTTAATTTCTTAAACCTCCCTGATCCTAGTATGACCTTCTGGAATCTGGACCAGCTACAGATCCTTGTACTCCATAACTGCCGTCTAAATTTCATGACAAAGAGGATGTTCAGAGATCTGCACTCACTGGAGCTTTTGTATCTCTACAGTGCCAACCCTTTAATGTTACAGGATGGGATGTTTGATGCCATGCCAGTTCTAAGAGCTGTAGTGATTGACAAACTGGTCTTTCAATGTGACTGTCAGACTGGCTGGTTCCTAGAATGGGCGCAGAACACACGAACAGAGGTGATCAATCTCCCGCAGCAGCAATGTGTCTGGCATTACCAGAAACTGAATTTATTGTCCACCATGGAAAAGTTATGTCAGACAGATATGCAGTACTTGTGCTATTTGGGCACTATTACCATCATCAGTCTTCTGCTTGTAAGCGCTATTACCTATCGCTTCGCTTACTGGCCTTTCATGGTCCTCGTCTTTCGACTCCGAGGATATTTGGAGCGGAATTTTGGTAAAGCTTGGAAGAGGAGAAAACAAGGGTACAGAGGAGTTGACCTAGAAGCTGAAGAGGACATGAAATATGATGCATTTGTGTCGTTCAGTCACCGTGATGAAGCTTGGGTCTTTGAGGAGATGGCTCCGAGGCTGGAGGAACAAGGCCAACCCAGGCTGCGACTATGCTTACACAACAGAGACTTTGAG GTGGGAAAGGGTATTATCGATAACATAGCAGAGAGTATCTACAGCAGCCGGCGCACGGTGTGCGTGCTTAGTCGCCAGTATCTGCGAAGCGACTGGTGCGGCCTGGAGATGCGAGTAGCGACACACAGACTGCTCGAAGAACAGAAACATCGCCTCATTCTCGTTTTTCTTGAGCACATCTCCCCATTTGAGCTCAGCACTTTTCACCG CTTGGCCAAGCtggtaaaaacacacacgtaTCTGGACTGGCCAAGGGACAACGCAGAGAAGACGTACTTCTGGGAACGTCTGAGAAGAAACATTGCTGAGGAGGAGATG gaTGCTCAGTAA